Proteins from a single region of Candidatus Brocadiia bacterium:
- a CDS encoding phosphatidylserine decarboxylase family protein, giving the protein MKIPLASYGKTEILLSTVILLAAAYFSYLIHPGLVIIPALLLGFVFYFFRNPERVITPGDDLILSPADGTIIEIKYFPEDQFVKTETVKVTIFLSVFNVHINRSPYEGKVAWIDYHKGEFLVASKPDASTRNECNNVGLVVGSGTSGFKILVRQIAGIIAQRIVCGCKVNDVLAKGQVFGMIKFGSRTEICIPKDKVKSVEIKLGDKVKAGQTIIARIR; this is encoded by the coding sequence ATGAAAATTCCGCTGGCGTCTTACGGCAAGACCGAGATACTACTGAGCACGGTGATACTGCTGGCGGCGGCGTATTTCTCTTACCTGATTCACCCGGGGCTGGTTATCATTCCGGCGTTGTTACTGGGGTTTGTGTTTTACTTTTTCCGCAATCCGGAGCGCGTTATTACTCCGGGTGATGATTTAATTCTGTCGCCTGCCGACGGAACGATTATCGAGATAAAATATTTTCCGGAGGACCAGTTCGTCAAGACCGAAACAGTCAAAGTAACGATATTTCTGTCGGTATTCAATGTGCATATCAATCGGTCGCCATACGAAGGCAAGGTGGCCTGGATTGATTATCATAAGGGAGAATTCTTGGTGGCTTCAAAACCGGATGCCTCGACCCGAAACGAGTGCAATAACGTCGGGTTAGTTGTCGGGAGCGGAACAAGCGGATTTAAGATACTGGTCCGGCAGATTGCCGGTATCATTGCCCAGCGCATAGTTTGCGGCTGCAAGGTTAACGATGTTTTGGCTAAAGGCCAGGTGTTCGGGATGATTAAGTTCGGTTCGCGTACGGAAATATGTATACCTAAAGATAAGGTCAAGAGCGTGGAAATAAAGCTGGGCGACAAGGTAAAGGCCGGCCAGACTATAATCGCCCGAATCAGATAG
- the pssA gene encoding CDP-diacylglycerol--serine O-phosphatidyltransferase, whose translation MKLKRIKGVAILPTLLTLGNLLCGFFSVVSSAKEQYNIAAILIFGAMVFDALDGRVARLTKTASNFGVQMDSLSDLVSFGLAPAFMVYSLIATSHIEANKLEIFYKFIVVIAAFYLVCAALRLARFNIETGLTKESHEHFVGLPSPGAGGFLASTVLLYDHLVVNLKYIKAETILLVLPFVVLLLGVLMVSRFRYTHLGNSFAKIHPFIKLLEVLVIILFIAIKTETTLFVVFSLFVLSGPAIYIKQRISKKTVPADIKLPGRAVASDESSDDQIF comes from the coding sequence ATGAAATTAAAGAGGATTAAAGGAGTGGCTATATTGCCCACCCTGCTGACGCTGGGCAACCTACTTTGCGGATTTTTCAGCGTTGTTTCCTCGGCGAAGGAACAGTATAATATCGCGGCGATACTTATTTTTGGGGCTATGGTTTTTGACGCACTGGACGGACGGGTAGCCCGGTTGACCAAGACCGCATCTAACTTCGGTGTTCAGATGGATTCTTTGTCCGACTTGGTATCATTCGGCCTGGCGCCGGCCTTTATGGTTTATTCGCTGATAGCTACCAGCCATATAGAAGCAAACAAATTAGAAATATTTTATAAGTTTATTGTCGTTATCGCGGCTTTTTACCTAGTTTGCGCGGCGCTGAGGCTGGCCCGGTTTAATATCGAAACCGGCTTGACGAAAGAGAGCCACGAGCATTTTGTGGGGCTTCCTTCGCCCGGTGCGGGTGGGTTCCTGGCCAGCACGGTTTTACTTTACGACCATTTGGTTGTTAATCTTAAGTATATTAAAGCCGAGACAATTCTGCTTGTTTTGCCGTTTGTAGTGCTTCTGCTGGGTGTGTTGATGGTCAGCCGGTTCCGCTATACCCATTTGGGCAATAGTTTCGCCAAGATACATCCTTTTATCAAGCTTCTGGAAGTGCTGGTTATAATATTGTTTATTGCTATCAAGACTGAAACGACCTTGTTCGTGGTGTTTTCGTTGTTTGTTTTGAGCGGACCGGCTATTTACATCAAGCAGCGCATATCCAAGAAAACAGTGCCGGCGGATATTAAATTGCCGGGACGGGCAGTTGCTTCGGATGAGTCAAGTGACGACCAGATATTCTAA
- the folK gene encoding 2-amino-4-hydroxy-6-hydroxymethyldihydropteridine diphosphokinase has product MSQVTTRYSNVIAYIGLGSNLGDKKNNLKQAVCKVDGTDGIRVVDISGFCRTAPEGYANQPCFLNAVAGIETSLPPVRLLAALKLIEKGMGRTKQVRRWGPRVIDLDILLYGDAIIKTASLTVPHPLMHKRGFVLKPLSQIAPDLEHPVYRKPVRKLLELCR; this is encoded by the coding sequence ATGAGTCAAGTGACGACCAGATATTCTAACGTGATAGCATATATCGGATTGGGTAGCAATTTGGGCGATAAGAAAAACAACCTGAAACAAGCTGTTTGCAAGGTTGATGGCACCGATGGCATAAGGGTTGTGGATATATCCGGGTTTTGCCGAACCGCACCGGAAGGATACGCCAATCAACCTTGCTTCTTAAACGCTGTCGCTGGCATAGAAACAAGTCTGCCTCCGGTTCGACTGCTGGCCGCGCTGAAATTGATAGAAAAGGGCATGGGCCGGACAAAACAGGTTCGGCGTTGGGGACCGCGGGTGATTGATCTGGATATACTGCTATACGGAGATGCCATAATAAAAACCGCGAGCCTGACTGTTCCGCATCCTTTGATGCATAAGCGCGGATTTGTGCTGAAGCCGTTGAGCCAGATTGCTCCTGACCTGGAGCACCCGGTTTACCGCAAGCCGGTTAGGAAATTATTAGAATTATGCAGATAA
- the panC gene encoding pantoate--beta-alanine ligase, translating into MQIIRNISALKKVIRRAKAKGETVGFVPTMGALHEGHLSLMRQSRKDNDLMVVSIFVNPMQFGPKEDYKKYPRTLAEDVRRMKTVGVDIVFVPDVGQIYPEGFQSCVNIGDLADTLCGRSRPGHFKGVLTVVNKLFNIVEPDVAYFGQKDYQQALIIGQMVHDLDMNLRIKVMPIVREKDGLAMSSRNAYLSPNERSRAAGLNRALNEAKRLIRGGETSAARITGAMKRIINWYGKSKIDYIAVVEPETLSDIKTIKTRQKVLVALAVFIGRTRLIDNILV; encoded by the coding sequence ATGCAGATAATAAGAAATATAAGCGCGCTGAAGAAAGTTATCCGCCGCGCGAAAGCCAAAGGCGAAACTGTTGGTTTTGTGCCGACGATGGGGGCTTTGCACGAAGGGCATCTTTCATTAATGAGGCAGTCAAGGAAGGATAACGACTTGATGGTTGTAAGCATCTTTGTAAATCCGATGCAGTTTGGTCCCAAGGAAGACTACAAAAAATACCCCCGGACATTGGCCGAAGATGTCAGAAGAATGAAGACGGTCGGTGTTGATATCGTATTCGTGCCGGACGTTGGCCAGATATATCCTGAAGGGTTCCAATCCTGCGTAAATATAGGTGACCTTGCTGATACGCTTTGCGGACGTTCGCGGCCGGGTCATTTTAAAGGCGTCTTAACCGTGGTGAATAAGCTGTTTAATATCGTCGAGCCGGATGTCGCCTATTTCGGACAGAAGGATTACCAGCAAGCGTTGATAATTGGACAGATGGTCCATGATCTGGATATGAACCTGAGAATTAAGGTCATGCCCATAGTCCGTGAAAAGGATGGTTTGGCTATGAGCTCGCGCAATGCCTACCTTTCTCCGAACGAGCGCAGCCGGGCAGCCGGTTTGAACCGGGCTCTTAATGAAGCCAAGCGGCTTATCAGAGGAGGCGAAACATCCGCCGCCCGGATTACTGGCGCTATGAAGCGGATTATCAACTGGTATGGAAAATCAAAGATTGATTATATTGCCGTTGTTGAACCGGAGACCTTGTCTGATATTAAAACCATAAAAACAAGGCAAAAGGTGCTTGTAGCTTTAGCGGTATTTATCGGCCGGACACGGCTTATTGACAATATTCTTGTTTAA
- the hpt gene encoding hypoxanthine phosphoribosyltransferase, which translates to MKQYHLHNFISASKIQKKVKILAHRISADYRRKNLLLIGVLNGAFIFMSDLVRYLDIPVQMDFIKISSYGPNVVSSGKIKALLNITQSIKGKDVLIIEDIIDTGLTINHIRQTLLNKKPRSIRVCTLLDKTNRRKVSVRIDYCGFKIPDRFVVGYGMDFNESYRFLPDIHYLKQEYCQ; encoded by the coding sequence ATGAAACAATATCACCTACATAATTTCATATCAGCCTCAAAAATACAAAAGAAGGTTAAAATCCTGGCGCACCGAATCTCCGCCGACTACCGCCGAAAGAATCTTCTGCTAATCGGGGTTTTAAACGGAGCTTTTATATTCATGAGCGACCTCGTCCGCTACCTGGATATTCCCGTCCAGATGGATTTCATCAAAATATCGTCTTACGGTCCAAACGTCGTCTCCTCCGGTAAAATCAAGGCACTGCTGAATATCACCCAGTCTATTAAAGGCAAGGATGTCCTGATTATTGAGGATATCATTGACACCGGGCTGACCATCAACCATATCCGGCAAACGCTTCTCAATAAAAAACCGCGCAGCATCAGAGTCTGCACCCTGCTGGACAAAACCAACCGACGCAAAGTTAGCGTCCGGATAGATTATTGCGGTTTTAAAATACCCGATAGATTTGTGGTGGGTTACGGCATGGATTTTAACGAAAGTTATCGCTTCCTGCCTGATATCCACTATCTTAAACAAGAATATTGTCAATAA
- a CDS encoding RNA polymerase sigma factor RpoD/SigA encodes MRQESPLTIYLRELSKVELLSKDEEKKCAALCRKGNKKAREKMIRSNLKLVVHIAKVFTGRGLPLEDLIEEGNIGLLKAVNKFNPRRNVRFSTYASWWIEYAIKQAIIKDGKSIRLPYYMVELLAKWKSISEELCQKIGHQPSPQEITQKLDIPPEKIKIVKHVLRNGFVTGRIFSIELLSGAYDILPDEKNKSVEIQVFDKSDIELINKLLSQISQREALILRLRYGLDLPTETRLRKAPRTLRQIGKITKLSKEGVRLIIQQALKKIHDYLKHLKATN; translated from the coding sequence ATGAGACAAGAAAGCCCCTTAACAATTTATCTGCGCGAATTAAGCAAGGTCGAATTACTTTCAAAGGACGAGGAGAAAAAGTGCGCCGCACTCTGCCGCAAAGGCAACAAAAAAGCCCGGGAAAAGATGATCAGAAGCAATCTTAAGCTGGTCGTCCACATCGCTAAAGTATTTACCGGGCGGGGCCTGCCGCTGGAGGATCTTATCGAAGAAGGCAACATCGGCCTGCTTAAAGCTGTGAATAAGTTCAATCCTCGCCGGAACGTCCGCTTCAGTACCTACGCGTCCTGGTGGATTGAGTACGCCATCAAACAGGCCATTATCAAAGACGGCAAATCTATCCGGCTGCCCTACTATATGGTTGAGTTGCTGGCTAAATGGAAATCAATTTCTGAAGAACTCTGCCAGAAAATCGGACATCAGCCATCGCCGCAGGAAATCACTCAGAAGCTGGACATACCGCCTGAAAAGATAAAAATAGTCAAGCACGTTCTCCGCAACGGATTTGTCACAGGTCGGATATTCAGCATAGAACTCTTGAGCGGCGCATATGATATCCTGCCCGATGAAAAGAATAAGTCGGTCGAAATACAGGTTTTTGATAAGTCGGACATAGAATTAATTAATAAACTCCTCAGCCAAATAAGCCAACGGGAAGCGTTGATACTCCGCCTTCGTTATGGACTGGATTTACCGACTGAAACGCGGCTTAGAAAAGCACCCCGAACGTTGAGACAAATCGGCAAAATCACCAAGTTGAGCAAGGAGGGGGTCAGACTAATTATCCAGCAAGCCTTAAAGAAAATACACGACTATTTAAAGCATCTTAAGGCCACCAATTAG
- a CDS encoding NAD(+)/NADH kinase, translating into MKKRIILIGDQKKPRISAIINDIEPWLSGLAKIVAIDQTNRLDLSKTKADLAIVLGGDGSILSVARRLNKNQIPVVGVNLGKFGFLTEYPLDELKTALKDVLSKPFQVSSRMMLQCEIYRGSKKLGPFLALNDVVISRGSISRMIYLKLKVNNQDLTVFRGDGMIISTPVGSTAHSLSAGGPLVYPEMQAFVLTPICPHTLSMRPIIAPANHPIEIEMIDEKGEEVILTLDGQVFMYLHSGDRIVINKAKQSFYLVKRQGRNFYRTIGEKLKWGGQPHSDRFCE; encoded by the coding sequence ATGAAAAAGAGGATTATCCTTATCGGGGACCAGAAAAAGCCCCGAATTTCTGCTATTATAAATGATATTGAGCCATGGCTTTCCGGATTGGCCAAGATTGTGGCGATTGATCAGACCAACCGGTTAGACTTGTCAAAAACAAAGGCTGATCTGGCCATCGTATTGGGCGGCGACGGTTCTATCCTTTCCGTGGCCCGCCGGCTTAATAAAAACCAGATACCCGTGGTTGGGGTTAACCTAGGTAAATTTGGGTTTCTGACCGAGTACCCGTTGGACGAGTTAAAAACAGCTTTGAAGGATGTACTCTCTAAGCCGTTCCAAGTTTCATCAAGGATGATGCTTCAGTGCGAGATTTACCGGGGGAGCAAGAAGCTCGGGCCATTCCTTGCTCTTAACGATGTTGTCATCAGCCGCGGTAGTATTTCCAGGATGATTTATCTGAAGCTTAAGGTTAACAATCAAGATTTGACGGTTTTCCGGGGCGACGGTATGATTATTTCCACTCCGGTCGGTTCGACGGCCCATTCCCTTTCAGCTGGCGGTCCTTTGGTTTATCCCGAGATGCAGGCGTTTGTCTTGACACCGATATGCCCGCATACGTTGAGCATGAGACCGATTATTGCCCCAGCTAATCATCCGATAGAAATAGAGATGATTGACGAAAAAGGTGAAGAGGTGATTTTGACTCTGGATGGCCAGGTATTCATGTATCTTCATTCGGGAGACCGGATTGTCATCAATAAGGCCAAACAGTCATTCTATCTTGTCAAAAGGCAGGGGCGTAATTTTTACCGGACTATCGGCGAAAAACTTAAATGGGGCGGACAGCCTCACTCGGATAGATTCTGTGAGTAA
- the ndk gene encoding nucleoside-diphosphate kinase, with amino-acid sequence MERTLVLIKPDGVQRQLIGRIINRFEEKGLKVVGFKMLKVSQTQAENLYSVHKKKPFYPGLMKFILSGPIVAMSIEGIGAVNICRKLLGATFGPDAEAGTIRGDFGASVSFNLVHASDSKESVQRELPIFFKETEIVSYALDNHKWVYHPTEEKEIED; translated from the coding sequence ATGGAAAGAACTTTAGTATTAATCAAGCCGGATGGCGTGCAACGGCAACTTATCGGGCGTATTATAAACAGGTTTGAGGAAAAAGGGCTTAAAGTAGTTGGTTTTAAGATGCTCAAGGTCAGCCAGACGCAGGCCGAGAATCTTTATTCGGTTCACAAGAAAAAACCGTTTTATCCCGGTCTGATGAAATTTATTCTGTCCGGTCCGATCGTGGCCATGTCGATAGAAGGCATTGGCGCCGTAAACATTTGCCGGAAATTACTCGGCGCGACTTTTGGCCCTGATGCCGAGGCCGGCACCATCCGCGGTGATTTCGGAGCCAGCGTTAGTTTTAACCTGGTTCATGCATCAGACTCCAAAGAATCGGTTCAGCGCGAGCTGCCGATATTCTTCAAAGAGACCGAAATAGTTTCTTACGCTCTGGATAATCATAAGTGGGTTTATCATCCGACCGAAGAAAAGGAAATCGAAGATTAA
- the ribE gene encoding 6,7-dimethyl-8-ribityllumazine synthase yields MGKIYQGDLSASKKRFGIIVSRFNELITKKLLEGAEDKLLRHGVKKDDIDVAWVPGSFEIPLIAQKMAKTKKYDALICLGAIIRGDTPHFDYIAAESAKGIAQVAFESGLPIEFGIITAENVEQAMERAGIKRGNKGAQAAEAAIEMVNLVDQL; encoded by the coding sequence ATGGGTAAGATATACCAAGGCGATTTAAGCGCTTCCAAAAAGAGGTTCGGCATCATTGTCAGCCGATTCAACGAACTGATTACCAAAAAGCTTCTGGAGGGCGCTGAAGATAAGCTTTTGAGGCATGGCGTTAAGAAGGATGATATTGACGTGGCATGGGTTCCGGGCTCGTTTGAGATTCCCCTGATTGCCCAAAAGATGGCTAAGACCAAGAAGTATGACGCCTTGATATGCCTCGGCGCGATTATCAGGGGCGACACGCCGCATTTTGACTACATCGCCGCGGAATCGGCCAAGGGCATCGCCCAGGTGGCGTTTGAAAGCGGACTGCCCATAGAGTTCGGCATTATTACCGCGGAGAATGTGGAGCAGGCCATGGAACGGGCCGGCATCAAGCGCGGGAATAAGGGCGCCCAGGCGGCCGAAGCGGCCATCGAAATGGTCAACCTGGTTGACCAGTTATAA
- the nusB gene encoding transcription antitermination factor NusB → MRQRTYARETALRMLYQNELNQGRFKYKSSVLPEPDEDDRDEESSESGIYASLIFEGYQKNKDYLDKTISDALENWEFDRLGVIDRSILRLAAYELVHCPDVPPAVVINEAVDLAKKYGDKTTPAFVNGVLDRIKEKHQAKD, encoded by the coding sequence ATGCGCCAAAGAACATACGCCCGGGAAACCGCTCTTCGGATGCTTTATCAGAACGAGTTGAACCAAGGCCGATTCAAATATAAGTCTTCTGTCCTGCCTGAACCGGATGAGGATGATAGGGATGAAGAATCGTCAGAATCCGGTATTTATGCCAGCCTGATATTCGAAGGATACCAGAAGAACAAGGATTACCTAGATAAAACAATCTCGGATGCCTTGGAAAACTGGGAATTCGACAGGTTGGGCGTTATCGACCGCTCCATTCTGCGTTTAGCCGCCTACGAACTTGTCCATTGTCCGGATGTGCCGCCCGCGGTGGTCATAAATGAAGCCGTGGACCTGGCCAAGAAATACGGTGATAAGACCACTCCTGCCTTTGTCAACGGCGTGCTGGACCGGATAAAGGAAAAACATCAGGCTAAAGATTAA
- the ftsY gene encoding signal recognition particle-docking protein FtsY: MFNAVLSKLKEGLVKTRNILGTDIKDLLLGRKIDEETLNRLEEILIAADIGVETVNSIIEHLKQSYKDGRLSDSGQVIDYLKSELKSALSQDKVVLNAPASGPTVILVVGVNGTGKTTSIAKLANRFAKDGKKVLLAAGDTFRAAAIEQLTVWSERLGIDIIKQQDGSDPGAVAFDAAEAAIARKIDVLIVDTAGRLHTKTNLMNELGKIKNVLNRKIPGAPHETLLVLDATTGQNGIIQAKVFNEATPLTGIFLAKLDGTAKGGIIVAIKKQLNLPVKFIGIGENIDDIEMFETDKFVSAIFD, encoded by the coding sequence ATGTTTAATGCTGTTTTATCTAAGCTGAAAGAAGGCCTGGTCAAGACCAGGAATATTTTAGGGACCGATATCAAGGACCTTCTTCTCGGGCGCAAGATAGACGAGGAAACGCTTAACCGCCTGGAGGAAATCCTGATTGCGGCCGATATCGGCGTCGAAACGGTAAACAGCATCATCGAACATCTCAAGCAATCTTATAAGGACGGACGGCTGTCCGATTCCGGCCAGGTCATAGATTATCTTAAATCGGAACTCAAGTCCGCGCTTTCCCAGGATAAAGTTGTCCTCAATGCGCCGGCTTCAGGGCCGACCGTTATCCTGGTGGTCGGCGTTAACGGCACCGGGAAAACCACCTCGATAGCCAAACTGGCTAACAGGTTCGCCAAGGACGGCAAAAAGGTCCTGCTGGCGGCCGGTGACACGTTCCGGGCCGCGGCCATCGAACAGCTGACAGTCTGGAGCGAACGCCTGGGCATAGACATTATAAAGCAGCAGGACGGCTCTGACCCGGGCGCGGTGGCCTTCGATGCGGCTGAAGCGGCCATAGCCCGGAAGATTGATGTCCTTATCGTCGATACCGCCGGCCGGCTTCATACCAAAACCAATCTGATGAATGAGCTGGGCAAGATAAAGAACGTCCTTAACCGCAAAATACCCGGCGCGCCCCACGAGACACTGCTGGTGCTGGATGCGACCACCGGGCAGAACGGCATCATCCAGGCTAAGGTATTTAACGAGGCCACACCTCTGACCGGGATATTTCTGGCCAAACTCGATGGCACGGCCAAGGGCGGCATCATTGTAGCCATAAAAAAGCAGCTTAACCTGCCGGTAAAATTCATCGGCATCGGCGAGAATATTGATGATATCGAGATGTTCGAGACCGATAAATTCGTATCGGCCATATTTGATTAA
- a CDS encoding HAD family hydrolase: MNKAVFLDRDRTLIKPMRPRLINTKFGRVLNDCVVCPSEIKFYPGVIGGLKQLQSKGYKLIIVTNQSVVARGVITEAQLARIHRRLISLLQAQGVKIAGVYHCPHHPEGVVKKYRLKCKCRKPEPGLIRRAAGRHNIDLKKSFMVGDSSKDMLAGKKAGLRTVKVSLALGFGRAVNKIIKYG, from the coding sequence ATGAATAAAGCCGTGTTCCTGGACCGCGACCGGACCTTGATTAAGCCCATGAGGCCAAGACTGATTAATACTAAATTCGGCCGGGTGCTTAACGACTGCGTCGTGTGCCCGTCAGAGATAAAATTCTATCCCGGGGTGATTGGCGGATTGAAACAGCTGCAATCAAAGGGCTACAAGCTTATCATCGTCACTAACCAGTCAGTGGTGGCCCGGGGCGTTATCACCGAAGCCCAGCTTGCACGGATACACCGGAGATTAATCAGCTTGCTGCAGGCGCAAGGCGTAAAGATAGCCGGCGTTTATCATTGCCCGCATCACCCTGAAGGGGTGGTCAAGAAGTATCGCCTGAAGTGCAAGTGCCGCAAGCCGGAACCGGGCCTTATCCGCCGTGCGGCCGGGCGGCATAACATAGACCTCAAGAAGTCATTTATGGTCGGCGACTCGTCAAAGGATATGCTGGCCGGCAAGAAAGCCGGACTGCGGACCGTCAAGGTCAGCCTGGCCTTGGGATTCGGGCGGGCGGTGAATAAGATAATAAAATATGGTTAA
- the gpmI gene encoding 2,3-bisphosphoglycerate-independent phosphoglycerate mutase, which yields MVKPLVLIIMDGWGINPKTEGNAIKLAKSPNLKKMCQEYPCTQLSASGLDVGLPAGLMGNSEVGHLNIGAGRIVWQEITRIDKAVQDGSFYKIPEFVSAIEHVKSNKSALHLMGLVSDGGVHSTDTHYFALLELARRNGLSRDQVMFHAAMDGRDTPPNSGVGYIERLQKEMDIINMGRIATISGRYYLMDRDKRWERLQLAYDALTAGAGLKASEPVQAVKDAYARGETDEFIKPIVLDNTKRIGDNDAVIFFNFRADRAREITRALTDPGFSDFPRRVFPRIHYTMMTVYDEKLNLPVAFKPLALKNILSEVLSGKGLKQLRIAETEKYAHVTYFFNGGQEKAYPGEDRALIPSSKVATYDMKPEMSAPEVTSQVLKAVAENKYDVIIMNYANCDMVGHTGVLPAAIKAVEVVDDCVGQVVNAVLAKGGAALVTADHGNADEMLDYKNGGPHTYHTTNLVPFTLVGEGFKGKKLRAGGKLCDIAPTMLKILGIDKPSDMEGQSLI from the coding sequence ATGGTTAAACCGTTAGTATTAATAATCATGGACGGCTGGGGCATCAACCCCAAGACCGAAGGCAACGCCATCAAGCTGGCCAAAAGCCCCAATCTCAAAAAGATGTGCCAGGAGTATCCTTGCACCCAGTTGTCGGCCTCGGGCCTGGACGTGGGGCTGCCGGCCGGCCTGATGGGCAATTCCGAGGTGGGGCATCTCAACATCGGCGCCGGACGCATCGTCTGGCAGGAAATCACCCGCATCGATAAAGCCGTCCAGGACGGCTCGTTCTATAAAATTCCGGAGTTCGTCAGCGCCATCGAGCATGTCAAGTCCAACAAATCGGCATTGCACCTGATGGGCCTGGTCTCGGACGGCGGGGTGCACAGCACCGACACGCATTACTTCGCCCTGTTAGAGCTGGCCCGGCGCAATGGCTTGTCTCGCGACCAGGTCATGTTCCACGCAGCCATGGACGGGCGCGATACGCCGCCCAACAGCGGCGTCGGTTATATCGAGCGGCTCCAGAAAGAAATGGATATAATTAATATGGGCCGGATAGCTACCATTTCCGGCCGCTATTACCTGATGGACCGGGACAAGCGCTGGGAACGGCTCCAGCTGGCTTACGACGCCCTGACCGCCGGCGCCGGACTCAAGGCATCCGAACCGGTTCAGGCCGTCAAGGACGCCTATGCCCGGGGCGAGACCGACGAGTTCATCAAGCCGATAGTTCTGGACAACACCAAGCGCATCGGCGACAACGACGCCGTCATATTCTTCAACTTCCGGGCCGACCGGGCTAGGGAGATAACCCGGGCGCTGACCGACCCGGGATTCTCGGACTTCCCGCGCCGGGTATTCCCGCGCATTCATTACACCATGATGACCGTCTATGACGAAAAGCTTAACCTGCCGGTGGCCTTCAAACCGCTGGCGCTCAAGAATATCCTGTCCGAGGTCCTGTCCGGCAAGGGGTTAAAGCAACTGCGCATCGCCGAGACCGAGAAATACGCCCACGTCACATATTTCTTCAACGGCGGACAGGAAAAGGCCTATCCGGGCGAAGACCGCGCCCTGATACCGTCGTCCAAGGTGGCCACCTACGATATGAAGCCGGAAATGAGCGCGCCGGAAGTGACCAGCCAGGTGCTCAAGGCCGTGGCCGAAAATAAGTACGATGTCATCATAATGAACTACGCCAACTGCGATATGGTCGGGCATACCGGCGTATTGCCGGCCGCCATAAAGGCCGTCGAGGTTGTTGACGACTGCGTTGGCCAGGTGGTCAATGCCGTCCTGGCCAAGGGCGGCGCGGCGCTGGTTACGGCCGACCACGGCAATGCCGACGAGATGCTGGATTACAAGAACGGCGGTCCGCACACATACCATACCACCAATCTGGTGCCGTTCACCCTGGTGGGCGAAGGGTTCAAAGGCAAGAAGCTCCGGGCCGGCGGAAAGTTATGCGACATCGCGCCGACCATGCTCAAGATACTGGGTATAGACAAACCGAGCGATATGGAAGGCCAGAGCCTGATATGA